The Salvia miltiorrhiza cultivar Shanhuang (shh) chromosome 1, IMPLAD_Smil_shh, whole genome shotgun sequence genome has a window encoding:
- the LOC130989239 gene encoding pyrophosphate-energized vacuolar membrane proton pump-like → MSTLLPDLATEILIPVCALVGIAFALVQWVLVSKVKVSTDKSHSDSKNGFAEPLIEEEDGVSEHDVVQKCADIQAAISEGATSFLFTEYQYVGVFMIAFAILIFLFLGSVEGFSTEAKACTFDVTKLCKPALASAIFSTVAFLLGAITSLISGFLGMKIATYANARTTLEARKGVGKAFIVAFRSGAVMGFLLAASGLLVLYIAINLFKLYFGDDWEGLFESITGYGLGGSSMALFGRVAGGIYTKAADVGADLVGKVERNIPEDDPRNPAVIADNVGDNVGDIAGMGSDLFGSYAESSCAALVVASISSFGINHEFTAMLYPLLISSIGILVCLLTTLFATDFFEVKAVKEIEPALKKQLIISTALMTLGVALVSWIALPYSFTIFDFGTQKEVQSWQLFLCVCVGLWAGLIIGFVTEYYTSNAYSPVQDVADSCRTGAATNVIFGLALGYKSVIIPIFAIAVSIFVSFSFAAMYGIAVAALGMLSTIATGLAIDAYGPISDNAGGIAEMAGMSHKVRERTDALDAAGNTTAAIGKGFAIGSAALVSLALFGAFVSRAAISTVDVLTPKVFIGLLVGAMLPYWFSAMTMKSVGSAALKMVEEVRRQFNTIPGIMEGTAKPDYATCVKISTDASIKEMIPPGALVMLTPLIVGTLFGVETLSGVLAGSLVSGVQIAISASNTGGAWDNAKKYIEAGVSDHARSLGPKGSDAHKAAVIGDTVGDPLKDTSGPSLNILIKLMAVESLVFAPFFAAHGGLLFKLF, encoded by the exons ATGTCCACGCTGCTCCCAGATCTCGCCACTGAGATTCTCATACCTGTGTGCGCTTTGGTCGGCATAGCCTTTGCCCTCGTTCAATGGGTGCTTGTTTCTAAGGTCAAGGTCTCCACCGACAAATCGCACTCCGACTCCAAGAATGGCTTCGCCGAGCCGCTCATCGAGGAGGAGGACGGCGTGTCTGAGCACGACGTCGTTCAGAAGTGCGCCGATATCCAAGCCGCCATCTCCGAAG GTGCAACATCGTTTCTATTCACCGAGTATCAGTATGTAGGTGTGTTCATGATTGCTTTTGCTATCTTGATTTTCCTCTTCCTCGGCTCTGTGGAAGGATTCAGTACAGAGGCTAAAGCTTGTACGTTTGATGTCACCAAGTTATGCAAGCCTGCACTTGCCTCGGCTATCTTTAGCACTGTAGCATTCCTTCTAGGCGCGATAACTTCTTTAATTTCGGGGTTTCTGGGAATGAAAATTGCCACCTATGCCAATGCAAGAACTACTTTAGAGGCTAGGAAAGGTGTGGGAAAAGCTTTCATTGTTGCATTTAGATCAGGTGCAGTGATGGGTTTCCTTCTTGCCGCAAGTGGTCTGCTGGTTTTGTATATTGCAATTAACCTCTTCAAGCTGTACTTTGGTGATGACTGGGAAGGTCTGTTTGAGTCTATAACTGGTTATGGACTTGGTGGTTCTTCAATGGCTTTGTTTGGCAGAGTTGCTGGTGGAATTTACACCAAAGCTGCTGATGTAGGGGCAGATCTTGTGGGCAAGGTGGAAAGGAACATTCCAGAAGATGACCCTAGAAACCCTGCA GTTATTGCAGATAACGTTGGTGACAATGTTGGGGATATTGCTGGTATGGGGTCTGATCTATTCGGCTCATATGCAGAATCTTCCTGTGCGGCACTTGTTGTTGCTTCAATCTCATCTTTTGGGATTAACCATGAGTTTACTGCCATGCTATATCCTCTGCTAATCAGCTCCATCGGAATCCTTGTTTGTTTGCTTACCACATTATTTGCAACTGATTTCTTTGAGGTCAAGGCTGTCAAAGAAATTGAGCCAGCACTGAAAAAGCAACTTATAATCTCTACAGCATTAATGACTCTTGGAGTAGCCTTGGTTAGCTGGATTGCCCTTCCTTACTCTTTCACAATATTTGATTTTGGAACACAGAAAGAAGTTCAGAGCTG GCAATTATTCCTATGCGTTTGTGTTGGTTTATGGGCTGGCCTTATCATTGGTTTTGTCACGGAGTACTACACAAGCAATGCTTACAG CCCAGTACAGGATGTTGCTGATTCATGCCGTACAGGAGCAGCTACCAATGTCATCTTTGGCCTTGCATTGGGATACAAATCAGTTATAATTCCAATATTTGCCATAGCAGTTAGCATTTTTGTCAGTTTTAGCTTTGCCGCAATGTATGGCATTGCAGTTGCTGCTCTTGGAATGCTGAGTACTATAGCTACTGGTCTGGCTATTGATGCTTATGGACCGATCAGTGACAACGCTGGGGGTATCGCTGAGATGGCAGGAATGAGCCACAAAGTCCGAGAGAGGACTGATGCCCTTGACGCTGCAGGAAACACCACAGCCGCTATTGGAAAG GGATTTGCCATTGGGTCTGCTGCTCTTGTGTCCCTTGCCCTCTTTGGTGCATTTGTAAGCCGCGCAGCAATATCAACTGTAGATGTCCTAACTCCTAAAGTATTCATTGGTTTGCTTGTTGGTGCTATGCTTCCTTACTGGTTCTCGGCCATGACGATGAAGAGCGTGGGTAGTGCAGCTCTGAAGATGGTTGAAGAAGTGCGCCGACAATTTAACACCATTCCCGGTATCATGGAAGGAACTGCTAAGCCTGACTATGCAACTTGTGTCAAGATTTCCACTGATGCATCTATCAAGGAGATGATCCCTCCTGGTGCTCTCGTCATGCTTACACCTCTTATTGTTGGCACTCTATTTGGTGTCGAAACTCTCTCTGGGGTCCTTGCTGGATCTCTCGTCTCTGGTGTCCAA ATAGCTATCTCCGCATCCAACACAGGTGGTGCTTGGGACAACGCCAAGAAATACATCGAG GCCGGTGTGTCTGACCATGCACGTTCACTTGGTCCCAAAGGATCAGACGCACACAAGGCAGCTGTGATTGGAGACACCGTCGGGGATCCGCTCAAGGATACATCGGGACCATCGCTGAACATCTTGATCAAGCTGATGGCTGTAGAGTCACTGGTATTTGCCCCCTTCTTTGCTGCCCACGGTGGCTTGCTCTTCAAGCTTTTCTAA